In Paludibacter propionicigenes WB4, the genomic window TTAGCAATAAAGTAGGTGTTTATTATTTGTATAGAGTTACAACATTGAGAACAGCTAATAATATTGGTATAAATAATCCTACAAACATTACTAACGAATCAAATGCAGCCACAGTAAGGATTAAAGGTTGTCCTAATTATTGGATAGGGGGAGCAGCACCAGTTAGTACTACATGGAATACTAGCACAGACTGGAATACCGCTTCTAACTGGTCAGACGGTGTTCCTTACCCAGGCGATGATGTTGAATTCGCATCAACTGCAAATTCAGGAAATGCAAATTTGGATGCTAAAAATAATATGGTTCTAGATAATGACTATGTAGTTGGTAATTTTAAGAATCAGTCAGGAAAACAATTAATCATTGCCCCAGCTACTAGCTTAACAGCAAATGGCGTAATTACGACAACATCAAACAATAATAATCAAATTTACATTCAATCCAGTCAATCTAATCCTACACTCCCTAGCGGTTCGTTGATATTTCATAATACTTCAGCTCAGCCAGTAAATGCTACGGTGGAGATGTACACTCAGGCTCAGTATTACCCCACTCCATTTAAAGATAACAGTACAGGACTTGAATACCACTATACTTGGCAATATTTTGGTGTCCCGTTGACTTCGGTTAAAGCAGACCCAACATTCTATGGGTCATACTTGCGTAGAAATGATGAAGCTAGTACCAATACTCTTGGCAAATGGATCTCATTAGGCAATGCGGATGTGTTAAGCCCATTTGTAGGTTATGAGATTACACAAGTTGCGCCTACTACAATAGTTTTTCAAGGAACGCTTGTAAATAATGATAAACCTATTGATCTTGGTTATACTCCAGCGGCATATGATCCGGGGCAAAATATGTTGGCTAATCCATATACTGCAGCCATTGACATTAATAAACTAACTTTCGCTTCTACAACTACTGTTGAAAATACGGTTTATCTATACAATACAGGTTCGTACGCCCAATGGGCTAATAATAATGGAGAAGGTACTAATAACTCAAATTCGACTTTAGCTCTGGCCGGACAGTATATAGCTATACCTAAAGGGCAAGCAGGTACGGGATCCATTCCTGCAGATATTCCATCTATGTCGGCATTTATGGTTAAAGCAATTAGCGGACCGGTATCTGCAGGCGTAACTATTAAGTATAATGATGTTATCATACCAAATATAAGTGCGCAACGGGCTCCTCAAAGCAAAACAACCATCACAACAGATAAGACCTATATGGAGATAACATTAAATGGGTCGCACCTCGGTGACCGCATGTGGTTGATTGATGAACCGGGAACCTCGCATGGTTTTGATAATGGTTGGGATGGAACTAAAGTTGTAGGGTCTGTTGGCGCCCCTCAGTTATTTGCGATGGAGCAAAGTGGAAACTATCAGGTAAACACCTCTGATAATATGAATAACACGTATTTAGGCTTTCAGGCAGGTGTGGATGTGGAAGATACACTTACGTTTACCCATGCAAATATTGCATTAAAATACGATGGTCTTTATCTGGTAGATTTAGTAGAGAACAAAGTAGTTGATATTAGTAAATCCGGTACGCAATATGCGTTTAAGTCTGAGTCGACCGCTGCTCCGGTAAAACGGTTTAAAATTGTCACAGAGCCTTATGTGAAAGATGCAGCTGATTTGAACACTCAGATAAAAGTGTTTAATGACAATACTTCTGTTTTTGTTGATAATCAAAGTAATGAAAAAGGAGAGCTTTATTTTTACGATATGATGGGTCGGTATTTAAAGAAAGAGATTTTTGGACCTAGCAGTATATCTTCATTCTCCATGATTCCTAAAAGTGGTGCTTATGTAGTAAAAGCTGTAACAGCATCCGAAAAAGTAAGTAAACGAATTATAGTAAACTATCAAAGTGAATAATAAAAAGAAAAACATATTAGTTTGGATTTTTACATGGGCAGCATTGCTCTTGGTGGTTCTCTATTCACCTATAGGAAGTCCTGATTTATATTCATCGTCCGATTATGCAGGAGTCCCGAATGCGAATTTTAATGAGAGCAGCATAGGGAATGGAGCAAATTTCAGCTCCGAATCAGGTAGCGATAATGACTTAGATATTCCTGATTATAGTAACGATGAAAGTGTAAATAAGCCTTCGTCCTCTTATAATTATACATCTCCGGCCAGTAATAATACATCGGGTGCGGTGGCTTCCTATAGCATCTCAGGTTCACAAACGTATCAGAACTCAAAGGATGGTTCGTCAGTTGGTACAGGTGGTGGAGGAAGCACCTTTATCTCCAATAATGATTCACGTGGTAGCGATGCAAGTTCTGCTGTTTCCATGAATAACGGGGGAATAACTACTCTTTCGTCAAATTTAACCACGTCTGCCCCTAACAAGATAACTAAAAGTGCTGGTCAAGGCTATAGTACTAATGATGGTGGTCAAAATCCCGGTGGTGATCCTACCGGACCTCCAATCCCTGTTGGTGATGGTTGGGTGTTTTTATTACTCCTTGCAGCCAGTTATGGTATTATAAAGAAGCGAATTTTTGCACATTCATAAGCCTCTGTATTTTATTTACAAACCCACGTTATTTTCAGAAAATAACGTGGGTTTTTTGTGTTTAAATGTTCTGATAAGGTTTTATTAAATCCGTATAATATGAGTATAGGATTAGTATGAGATGAGTATAGGATGGATATATGATAAATACAGGATGGATACAGGATGGATACAGCAAAAGGCTCCCTGTTTTTTGATAATATTGAATTATGAATATCCGTTTTGTTAGCTATTTATGATTTAAGAAAAAATATATCGGTGCGCTGCACCTCTTTTATTTCTTTTCTATGTTATTCTACAAAGATTTTGGTGCTCTGCACCTTATATTTTACAAAATTCAAAGGGACAGCGTCCCGAGCTATTAGTAGAAACGTAATTATTATTGAATCCTGAGGTGCAGTGCACCGACATATATTTGGTTTTTGGTAATTTATATGCTTTAGGTAGAACAACGGATATTCATTATTGAGTATTTATAGGTTTATATAAACTATCTACTACATTTAACTCGTCAAATACTTCATTTATTATGCAAAAGGTTGTCTTTTATTCTTTTGGATTTAGAGTCAATCTGTTCATTTATAGCGTATTACTGTGTTTTCAGGAGAGATTTAGTCAATCCTGTCGATTTTTGTTCTAATATCTTTATAGAATTTATTAGTACGCTTTTGTAATTTCTACTATTCTTGACGTTAAAGTCGGACGAAATGGAATTTGTGATACATAGTTAGAGTTAAATACAGTCTTTTTATTGTGAATAATTGCAAATATATAGCTTTTATATACAATAAACATTAAAGAAGATTAATATTTTCTTTCTGTTTATCTATTCACCAATATTGCAACTCTAAATTCAGCAGTGGTATTTTTATATCAGTTGTAATACTAATTACTATAAATAAACGACTTACTGGCATTATTACTACATATTTTTTATCTCTCCTCTCCTTTTTCCTTTATACCAAGCGGTTTCCAGAGCTTTTGACAATTGAAACATGTTGTCATCTAAAAATTGATAGTTGAATATCCTATAGTATAAATTACTACACTCCTGAAAATATCACTACAAAATACTGATTATCAGCAATATAAAATATTTTCATTAAGTTTGTCATGTACAAAACGACAAAGGAATTTTAATTTAAAAGACAAACTTATGAAAGCAACTACTATTAAACTATTACTAGCGAAGCTGGCATTAATACTAGTAGTGTCTAATGCTTCTGCTCAAGATTTGATCGGTACACGTATTGATGTAAATAAAGGTTCAAACTATACCGATAAATTGTGGCTTTATACTATTGGAAGCTGTACAAGTAGCTTCGATAATGGTTGGGATGGTTTTAAAGAAATAGGAAGTCCTAGAGTTCCACAGTTATTTGCTGTAGAGAAAGACGGTAATTACCAAATTGATGCAACAAATAATGTAAATAATATAGTGTTGGGATTTATAGCTGGACAAGATTCTGTTTATACACTTACATTTACTCACCAAAATATGCAATTGGGTTATTCTAAATTGTATTTAATTGACTCGGTAGCTAAGAAGACAATTGACGTATATGCTGACGGCTCCACATACACTTTCAAAGCAACTAATAAGAAGACCGAAAAACGCTTCAAAATTGTAAGTGAATTACCATTAACAGCAACAGTATTGAAACCAGATTCTATAGATTCATCTAATATAAATGAGGGTGCTATAGCCTCTACAGCTATTGTTTCTTCCGGTTTTGCAGTTGACAATTCTAAAAACGTTGTTTCACAGCCTAATACAGGTGATGCTTCTATCGTAAAGACAAAGAAGATAAAAGTATATACAGCTCAAAAAATGATTGTGATAAACAATGCAGACAAACAAGTGGGACAGATAAGCGTGTACAATGCAAGTACAGGAAAGCTGGTTAAGCAATCTACATTTGGAAGCTTTGCAACTACAGTGATTCCAACTGACGAATTATCCGGTAGTTACGTAGTATATGCAAAAACAAATAACGAAGAACTTTCTAAGACAGTAATTTTATAATAGAGTTTAAATTTGATTAGGGTTATTGATTTGATTGCAGGGTGATGTGCAGTAGAAGTTATTTTACTGCACATTTCTTTTTGTCCCTTAAAAGAGTTTGTAGCCAAAAACAAACGAAAATCCTTGTAGAATATCGTTTGACTTAGAATCGGGATAAGGAGGTTTAAAGCCATCCAGATAATCGGAGAATGAGTAGCGTAAATTATACTCTATCCCAAAGCTGAAATTATTATTGAAGTCATATTGGTATCCAATGCCGTAAGGAATAACTGCTGAAATATCGGTTTCGTTGTTTTTTTGAGTTTTGTAATTATAGTCAATTCGTTGATTGTAATTAAGATTGGCGCTGGTATTAATCAAGCCTATACCGAGGAAAATATAAATAGAATTAGGTGACTCTGACCGATTAAAAACCTGACCAAGATTGACAGTGTATTCGCCATGTATGGACGCTTGCCAGATTTTAGATGAGAAGTCGTAATTCCGTATCTCGGATACGCCATCAGAACCGGTCACGGTGGTATAATTAATTTGCGCTCTGTAGCCAAGGTTATTGGAGTATTTTGCTTTGTATCCTAAAGAAAATTCTTTATTGCCCGAAATACCTTGAGAGAATGGAGATTTTTTTGTGTCGGCAAAACAGTATTCAGTTCCTAGCGAGAGAAGTATGGCTCCGCTGTTTGCATTGCTTTTTTCAATCTGCCCATACCTACGTTGAGAAAACAGGAAAAAGGGCATTAGAATAATAAGTGAAAAGGATAGAAATAGTTTTCTCATTCTTAGCAATACTTAAAAACGACTTTAGTGGATTTTCGCGAGAACAAATGAGAAATTTTTAAGCATAAAGTTAAGATACAAATCTTGAGAAAAGGTATAAAATTTTACGATTCACAATACGGGTAAAACGACGTAAATACCAGCCTGTCAACATGTAATTGTCAGGAAAATACAATTTTACAGGTACATAGATACTATGTCCCCAAAATATCGCCGAACGGCAGTCAATCAGACCTGAATCCGGGATTTTTAATAGAAGTAAAAACAAACACGGTAAGTTTCTTTAGAACTGTGTCTGATAAAAGAGATGGTTAAAATGAGAATGGGTTAATACACTTGTAAATAGAAGAACAAGCGTAGAACCTCGATGTATAAACAAATTCGGGACAAAAATAGGGAAAAAAAAGACATCCCAAATACTTTTTGCCCGAACTGCATGGTTATTTAATAAATATAAGTTTTTTCAGTACCTGAAACTACTTCCTCCTACAAACTCACGGAGCAATGAAGTTGGTGGAATCTCACGGTCTAAGATCGGAACAAAATAGTTTAGAAATTTAATTAGACGATGCGTTTCGGTATATTCGTCGCAGTATTTTGGAACTTCTGCTAAAATAGGCTCTGCGTATCTTTTTAAAACAGCAAGCTCAAATAACAGTGCAGAGTTGAAAAGCACATCGGCATTTTCCTGATACGGGAATATCCACTTTTCCTCGCCTCTGCGCACACTTGGCCAACGGCTGATAGTTTCCCTCGCTGAGTAATTTCTAAAGCGAGAATCGCGAATAATACGGCGAAGAAGCCTGGTGTCGGTAGTGGGTATCCAGTTGTGGTTATCGATAGGGATAGTTGTAAGGGCTGAAACATAAATTTTGAATGTAGTTTCGCTCGGAATATCCGGAGTAAGTGCCGGATTCAGGGCATGTATGCCTTCCAGCACAAGAATGCTGTCATCGTTCAGTTTCAGCTTCTCTCCCTTGTAGTATCGTTTACCATCCTCGAAGTTGAAGAATGGAACTTCAATCTCTTCGCCAGCCAAAAGCAATTTAAGATGTTCGTTGAAAGTAGCTAAATCCAGCGCATGCAGATGCTCAAAATCATATTCGCCGTTTTCGTCCAGTGGTGTTTCGTCCCGGTTCACGAAATAGTTATCGAGTGATACTGCTACCGGTTTTAAACCACTTACCATAAGTTGGACTGAAAGACGTTTGCTGAACGTCGTTTTTCCAGAGGAAGATGGACCCGAAATAAGCACAAACTTGACTTTTTCAGCACGTTGAGATATCATATCGGCAATGGACGCAACTTTTTTCTCATGCAATGCCTCCGAAACTTTGATCATGTTGAACGATTGGTTGTTGCGGCAGGCAATATTAAAGTCTCCAACATTGTTTATTTTCATGATTTTGTTCCAGCCAACGTATTCTTTGTAAATGTCGTACATTTTGGGCATTAAAACCATTTCTTCGAGTTCCACGGGATTTTCACGGCAAGGGATACACAGCAACAAACCATCGTAATACCGGATTAAATCGTAAATTCCAAGATAATCGGTAGATGGCAGCAACACTCCGTTGTAATAATCGATATAATCATCTATTCTGAAAAACCTGAAATAGGGGTTTCCAAGCGTTTCGAAAAGCGCTGTTTTGTCCGATTGTAGATTCTTGTTTACGAACAATTCCTTTACCTCCTTGGTTTGCTTTTCCTCGCATATAATGCGCTTCCCCTGAGCGATAGTCTCGTTTACACGTTCTTTTATCTTCGCAATAATTTGGGGAGTTATCGGTTCGTTCAGATTTTCGAGTTTGCAGTAGTAGCCTTTGGAGATGGGATGTTCTATCTGTAGAGTAACATGCGGATACAGTTCGGAAATAGCTTTGGACAATACCATGCATAAAGTGCGGACATACACCCGCATCCCCGATGGAGTACTTAAGTCGATAAACTCAATGTCTTTGGGTTTATATACCAGAAAATTCAGGTCTTCCACTTTGTAGTTTACACGAGCAGCCATTACCGGGTATTTTAACTCTATTTTCAAATCCTGATATATCTCTATAAGCGATGTTCCTAATGGATAGTTATGGTATGATTGTGTGTTTTTGCAGTAAATGGTAACCGATTTGTCCATAGATTAATCTGAGTTTAATTAACGATATTTTTGCATAAAAGCGGTGTAAAATTACATTATTTTTTTTATATGTATTTGTTTGAGTGTCTCTAATTTTTGAATTACTTTTGTAGTCAATTTTCAGGAACTTTTGATTGTAGTCTAAATGTCTTGTAAACTGAAATATAGATATTATCACTAAATCTTAGATGTATGAACTTGTTTAATGTATATCCGCTTTTTGATATCGAAATAGCGAAGGGAATTGGTTGTAGAACGTATGACAATCATGGAATCGAATACCTCGATTTGTATGGTGGACATGCTGTGATATCAGTGGGTCACTCTCACCCATATTACGTTCAGAAGCTAACTCATCAGATAGAAAATCTGGTTTTTTATTCCAATTCGGTAATAAACAAGTTGCAGGTGGAACTGGCCGAGAAATTGGGTAAAATGTCGGGTTACGAAGATTACTCTCTTTTTCTTATAAATTCAGGAGCCGAGGCCAATGAAAATGCACTCAAGCTGGCTTCGTTTCATACCGGTCGCCGTAAAGTGATTGCTTTTGATAAAAGCTTTCATGGAAGAACTTCGGCAGCCGTGCGAGTAACGGATAACCCCAAAATAGTTGCACCGATAAACGAAGGATTTGAAGTAGATTTTTTGCCTTTAAACGATATTGAAGCTGTACGTAAATCACTCAGTAAGGGAGATGTTTGTGCTGTTATCATTGAGGGTGTTCAGGGTGTAGGCGGAATTCGTACACCGGAAAACAAGTTCCTTCAGGAGTTGAGCGAAGCGTGTAAGGCTGCGGGAACTGTTCTGATATTGGATGAAGTACAATCAGGCTATGGACGTAGCGGAAAATTCTTTGCGCACCAGCATGCAGGAATTCGTCCCGATTTGATAACCGTGGCCAAAGGTATGGGAAATGGTTTTCCTATCGGAGGAGTGCTTATCAGTCCAATGTTTGAAGCATCGCATGGTATGTTGGGGACTACTTTTGGCGGAAGTCATTTGGCATGTACTGCTGCTATCGCTGTGCTCGATATTATCAAAGTAGAACACTTGGTTGAAAATGCTGAAAAGATAGGAAATTATCTGATAGAAGAACTATCCAAAATTCATCAGATAAAAGAAATCAGAGGTTTAGGACTGATGATCGGCATTGAGTTTGAACAGCCGGTGAAAGAAATACGTAACCGCTTATTGTTCGAGAAAAAAATATTTACAGGCGCCAGTGGTACTAATACCATCCGGTTATTGCCTCCATTGTGTT contains:
- a CDS encoding DUF6089 family protein; the encoded protein is MRKLFLSFSLIILMPFFLFSQRRYGQIEKSNANSGAILLSLGTEYCFADTKKSPFSQGISGNKEFSLGYKAKYSNNLGYRAQINYTTVTGSDGVSEIRNYDFSSKIWQASIHGEYTVNLGQVFNRSESPNSIYIFLGIGLINTSANLNYNQRIDYNYKTQKNNETDISAVIPYGIGYQYDFNNNFSFGIEYNLRYSFSDYLDGFKPPYPDSKSNDILQGFSFVFGYKLF
- a CDS encoding T9SS type A sorting domain-containing protein; protein product: MSYNSSSYTARSFSNWSLTTSPSLNEIYDFRGDYYVSLGAATGIKTTAGSTGTGSFSVSNNAYLGGIILALKPQICQYGTTTSSGITFTPVIDMASHVQQIPSTNFKTGQHFVMNVIKGLTYQVYTSNSPSYPLKMTVYEEGNAAGPVLAFSSSNTGNPGTSSSKDVFLSFTSPLSGQVRVMISRQADCSDNGTGNLTVNTNVSGGNNTQDDPSVAGSDTWIGQVYDGISFNNYIGYYNTTQYNGKTDEFQESFYPSGGPWPNINSDNSHGFNVSSNGAVRAQVLDETFSVHYRMKSTKSGFYTVTIASDDGVRLTVDNTKMFEYWNDHAPVAYDNQLISLSGSSSLQLDYYEQNAQNVVGFYNLTQIFSNALKTNTSQVLCKTSGAGSPISGDAIGALTAGITLVGYQWYYSTSADPTTRIKITTNGTGATFTPSPATFSNKVGVYYLYRVTTLRTANNIGINNPTNITNESNAATVRIKGCPNYWIGGAAPVSTTWNTSTDWNTASNWSDGVPYPGDDVEFASTANSGNANLDAKNNMVLDNDYVVGNFKNQSGKQLIIAPATSLTANGVITTTSNNNNQIYIQSSQSNPTLPSGSLIFHNTSAQPVNATVEMYTQAQYYPTPFKDNSTGLEYHYTWQYFGVPLTSVKADPTFYGSYLRRNDEASTNTLGKWISLGNADVLSPFVGYEITQVAPTTIVFQGTLVNNDKPIDLGYTPAAYDPGQNMLANPYTAAIDINKLTFASTTTVENTVYLYNTGSYAQWANNNGEGTNNSNSTLALAGQYIAIPKGQAGTGSIPADIPSMSAFMVKAISGPVSAGVTIKYNDVIIPNISAQRAPQSKTTITTDKTYMEITLNGSHLGDRMWLIDEPGTSHGFDNGWDGTKVVGSVGAPQLFAMEQSGNYQVNTSDNMNNTYLGFQAGVDVEDTLTFTHANIALKYDGLYLVDLVENKVVDISKSGTQYAFKSESTAAPVKRFKIVTEPYVKDAADLNTQIKVFNDNTSVFVDNQSNEKGELYFYDMMGRYLKKEIFGPSSISSFSMIPKSGAYVVKAVTASEKVSKRIIVNYQSE
- a CDS encoding nucleoside kinase, with amino-acid sequence MDKSVTIYCKNTQSYHNYPLGTSLIEIYQDLKIELKYPVMAARVNYKVEDLNFLVYKPKDIEFIDLSTPSGMRVYVRTLCMVLSKAISELYPHVTLQIEHPISKGYYCKLENLNEPITPQIIAKIKERVNETIAQGKRIICEEKQTKEVKELFVNKNLQSDKTALFETLGNPYFRFFRIDDYIDYYNGVLLPSTDYLGIYDLIRYYDGLLLCIPCRENPVELEEMVLMPKMYDIYKEYVGWNKIMKINNVGDFNIACRNNQSFNMIKVSEALHEKKVASIADMISQRAEKVKFVLISGPSSSGKTTFSKRLSVQLMVSGLKPVAVSLDNYFVNRDETPLDENGEYDFEHLHALDLATFNEHLKLLLAGEEIEVPFFNFEDGKRYYKGEKLKLNDDSILVLEGIHALNPALTPDIPSETTFKIYVSALTTIPIDNHNWIPTTDTRLLRRIIRDSRFRNYSARETISRWPSVRRGEEKWIFPYQENADVLFNSALLFELAVLKRYAEPILAEVPKYCDEYTETHRLIKFLNYFVPILDREIPPTSLLREFVGGSSFRY
- a CDS encoding aspartate aminotransferase family protein, yielding MNLFNVYPLFDIEIAKGIGCRTYDNHGIEYLDLYGGHAVISVGHSHPYYVQKLTHQIENLVFYSNSVINKLQVELAEKLGKMSGYEDYSLFLINSGAEANENALKLASFHTGRRKVIAFDKSFHGRTSAAVRVTDNPKIVAPINEGFEVDFLPLNDIEAVRKSLSKGDVCAVIIEGVQGVGGIRTPENKFLQELSEACKAAGTVLILDEVQSGYGRSGKFFAHQHAGIRPDLITVAKGMGNGFPIGGVLISPMFEASHGMLGTTFGGSHLACTAAIAVLDIIKVEHLVENAEKIGNYLIEELSKIHQIKEIRGLGLMIGIEFEQPVKEIRNRLLFEKKIFTGASGTNTIRLLPPLCLSKSDADIFLTSFKEILQSV